A section of the Roseivirga sp. BDSF3-8 genome encodes:
- a CDS encoding PAS domain S-box protein produces MNPDRANANILKRVIEFDQRGAVVFYCKGHVKTATPLDIELESTNVKYNDMVTIGSNDDGHITDKLKKIVAAHFRTSQEQEFDLVLRKDSLFYKVKGQVVILGDSAICYLSDKLGVSDTPYFMLKMLEQTADLIALVDASFCYVSFNLPYKNEIKKVYGVDLQPGMSLLDAVGGNEEDYAKALPAWQHAFDGHEFKAEGAFGSESTLYEYAFNPLKDENGQISNAILTVRDISRFRQLEMESVDRSKLQTLLNQTPDIIVKIDPSLNCQYVNGSIQRFGINYSKIIGKNFYDLNISQRDRDRLLPYFKSVMKGERVEIFDTFKIKGLDFDLHIIFIPQKNERNEVTSAIITCHDLTALNTLKQKFRAIFDGTFQFMGLMDTKGRILEVNKPALEFIDIGLTEVLGQYIWDSPWFFGEENLSVLKEAVTEVANGGFVRRNMPIKDKNGDVIIIDFSLKPVRDDKGDVVYLLPEGRDISDLLEAEKKLEEMEEFTFMADNLPHIIWTADNKGVVKYINETFRQVTGLTDKDVSEGSMRHKMLHPDELEEVFKSWSVAIEKGNNYSAQHRIRQRSGEYAWYHTKVNPMRNQKGEIVKWHGSAFDIDELKRTSMALNTLNRHLQELTDAMPVIIWTGDENGITDYFNKRWCEITGMEVEESIKSGWKRAIHPDDLQTSQKVWSQKIQKNKPFQVEYRLKCYDGNYRWFLEEGRPYFDNEGKLLKWVGTATDIQDQHDTSQLMTLKAEEFETMTETIPQVVWTAESHGRLLFLSNKWKEWTGMDVENSLDEGWLQSVADEDRMRVKAKYDECIKEGVPFFAEFKLTDLHGNPFWVLALGSPARQNGEVTKWFGTFTDISIQKEIEEYKDAFLRIAGHELRTPLTSLMATLGLLKRLPLNDPDFPEYLRKSYEATVKLKNLITDLLDVSTSRKAHFSYHDEPFSLDNMIEETVEDYKKAIKTHQFELSGTIGQTIKADRVRLEQVFNNLLQNAVKYSPDNEYIQIIRSYTDGEAVIKIIDHGMGVDEVDRPQIFKKFYRAEKNKSIRGMGLGLYMAASIVNHYDGSITLESKSGEGSIFTVKLKIESPE; encoded by the coding sequence GTGAATCCTGATAGAGCTAACGCTAACATCCTCAAACGTGTAATCGAATTTGACCAAAGAGGCGCAGTTGTTTTCTACTGTAAAGGGCATGTAAAAACCGCCACCCCATTGGATATTGAGCTGGAGAGTACCAATGTCAAGTATAATGATATGGTCACAATAGGTTCGAATGATGACGGTCATATCACTGATAAGCTTAAAAAAATTGTAGCCGCCCATTTTCGCACCAGTCAGGAGCAGGAATTTGATCTTGTACTCAGGAAAGACAGTCTTTTTTATAAGGTAAAAGGACAGGTGGTGATCCTTGGCGATTCAGCCATATGCTACCTCTCCGATAAGCTTGGCGTCTCAGACACCCCCTACTTCATGCTTAAAATGTTGGAGCAAACCGCAGATCTCATCGCTCTGGTGGATGCTTCATTTTGCTATGTCTCATTTAACCTGCCCTATAAGAATGAAATAAAAAAGGTCTATGGCGTAGATCTGCAGCCTGGTATGTCACTCTTAGATGCCGTAGGGGGAAATGAAGAAGATTATGCCAAAGCATTACCTGCCTGGCAACATGCTTTTGACGGACATGAATTTAAAGCAGAAGGAGCATTCGGATCAGAATCAACCCTATACGAATACGCCTTCAACCCTCTCAAAGATGAAAACGGACAGATATCTAATGCTATTCTTACGGTGAGGGATATTTCCAGATTCAGACAACTGGAAATGGAGAGTGTGGACAGAAGCAAGCTACAAACCCTGCTTAACCAGACTCCGGACATTATTGTAAAGATAGATCCATCGCTTAACTGCCAATATGTGAACGGTTCTATACAGCGTTTTGGCATAAACTATAGCAAGATCATCGGAAAAAATTTTTATGATCTTAACATTTCTCAGAGAGATCGTGACCGGCTCCTGCCGTACTTTAAGTCAGTGATGAAGGGCGAACGGGTCGAGATCTTTGACACCTTTAAGATAAAAGGCCTGGACTTCGATCTACATATCATATTTATACCCCAAAAAAATGAAAGGAATGAGGTTACCTCAGCCATAATAACCTGCCATGACCTGACTGCGCTCAATACACTTAAGCAGAAATTCAGGGCTATCTTTGATGGTACCTTTCAGTTTATGGGGCTTATGGATACCAAAGGCCGGATACTGGAGGTAAACAAGCCTGCCCTGGAGTTTATAGATATTGGACTTACCGAAGTGCTAGGCCAGTATATCTGGGATAGCCCCTGGTTTTTTGGTGAGGAAAATCTATCCGTCCTTAAGGAAGCTGTAACTGAGGTAGCTAACGGGGGTTTTGTTCGTAGAAACATGCCTATTAAGGATAAAAACGGAGATGTAATCATAATCGATTTCAGCCTGAAACCAGTAAGAGACGATAAGGGAGACGTTGTCTATTTACTTCCGGAGGGCAGGGATATTTCAGACCTGCTGGAAGCAGAAAAAAAACTGGAAGAGATGGAGGAATTCACCTTCATGGCTGATAACCTACCGCATATTATCTGGACGGCTGATAATAAAGGCGTGGTGAAATACATCAATGAAACCTTCAGGCAGGTTACTGGTCTCACAGATAAAGATGTTTCTGAAGGAAGCATGCGACACAAAATGCTTCATCCGGATGAATTAGAGGAGGTTTTTAAGAGCTGGAGTGTAGCCATAGAAAAGGGCAATAATTATTCTGCTCAACATAGGATACGACAGCGTTCAGGGGAATATGCGTGGTACCATACTAAGGTGAACCCAATGAGGAATCAAAAGGGTGAAATAGTTAAGTGGCATGGTAGCGCATTTGATATAGATGAACTAAAAAGGACCTCAATGGCCTTGAACACCCTGAACAGGCACCTGCAGGAGCTTACGGACGCAATGCCGGTCATCATATGGACAGGGGATGAAAATGGAATCACAGACTACTTTAATAAAAGGTGGTGTGAAATTACCGGTATGGAGGTTGAAGAATCCATAAAATCCGGGTGGAAACGAGCCATTCATCCGGATGACTTACAGACTTCGCAAAAAGTCTGGAGTCAGAAAATCCAGAAAAATAAACCCTTTCAGGTAGAGTACCGTCTAAAATGTTATGATGGAAACTACAGGTGGTTTCTGGAAGAAGGGCGGCCATACTTTGACAACGAAGGTAAGCTACTGAAATGGGTAGGAACTGCCACAGACATTCAGGACCAACATGATACCAGCCAGCTTATGACGCTGAAAGCTGAGGAATTTGAAACCATGACCGAAACGATCCCCCAGGTGGTTTGGACCGCAGAAAGTCACGGCAGGTTATTATTTCTCAGTAATAAATGGAAAGAATGGACCGGGATGGATGTTGAGAACAGCCTTGACGAAGGGTGGTTGCAAAGTGTAGCGGATGAAGACCGCATGCGGGTAAAGGCCAAATACGATGAATGTATAAAAGAAGGGGTGCCTTTTTTTGCTGAATTTAAACTTACCGACCTGCATGGCAACCCGTTCTGGGTGTTAGCGCTGGGCTCCCCTGCGAGGCAAAATGGTGAAGTAACCAAATGGTTCGGCACCTTTACAGACATAAGTATTCAGAAAGAAATAGAGGAATATAAAGATGCTTTCCTTCGTATTGCCGGTCATGAGCTCAGAACTCCCCTTACAAGCCTCATGGCTACCTTGGGACTATTAAAAAGGCTCCCTCTGAACGATCCGGACTTTCCTGAATATCTTAGAAAATCATATGAGGCCACAGTAAAACTTAAAAATTTAATTACAGACCTACTGGACGTTTCTACATCCAGAAAGGCACACTTTTCTTATCATGATGAACCATTCTCACTGGATAACATGATAGAGGAGACGGTTGAGGATTATAAAAAGGCTATAAAAACTCACCAGTTTGAATTGTCCGGAACAATAGGGCAAACAATCAAGGCAGACAGGGTAAGACTTGAACAGGTTTTTAACAACCTTCTCCAAAATGCTGTTAAGTACTCACCGGATAATGAATATATACAAATTATCCGCTCTTATACTGACGGCGAGGCTGTAATAAAGATCATTGATCATGGCATGGGTGTAGATGAGGTCGATAGGCCTCAGATATTCAAAAAGTTTTATCGTGCCGAAAAAAACAAATCCATCAGAGGTATGGGCCTGGGGCTTTATATGGCTGCGTCTATCGTGAATCACTATGACGGTAGCATTACATTAGAGAGTAAATCCGGGGAAGGAAGTATATTTACTGTGAAGTTGAAAATTGAAAGCCCTGAATGA
- a CDS encoding UvrD-helicase domain-containing protein, producing the protein MTELAPFLIYRSSAGSGKTYTLAREYIRLAIQQPATFRTILAVTFTNKATEEMKSRIVSFLYKLSRSEEPSLAAYLMQELTMDEATLKQRAENTLSEILHGFSRFNVSTIDSFFQKVIRAFAREIGLQSGFKVELDQQKVLGELADKVMAEVGRKKGLTEWLVRFAEEKVEEGKSWDLRGNIMELGGEIFREVYKSVEPGLQQASEKGFLNEFRKDLIAVKKKFESEMQACGRQAIEVMQQHALTIDDFSYKKSGVGGYLHGLAEGRGGEKASGFAPGKRVLDALGDAEKWTSKSSKRRSVILEAVEGGLQQCLQEAVDCFERDHSLYITALEALRYFYTFGILTDLTAKLQEYREEEGVMLISDAAPFLNQVISGNDSPFVYEKVGAYIRHYLVDEFQDTSALQWRNLHPLVLEAISQGQLSMVVGDVKQSIYRWRGGDWRLLLDGLSQSFQGMYTELHLDRNWRSRQEIIQFNNALFTLLPAILRNKLAEHLPMKAEVPAAGYFDKVYEHVAQKDPGLSDKRTKGYIELNFLQEKDESYGEDEELTSWKDEVLRRLPMDIERLQEKGFAAGDIAILTRTARDGKRVADRLMEYKNTAEIKEGINYEVVSSESLFVGSAYSVHILLQAFRHLHNREDTVALANLIHDYNRYILGDVKTPVSDLLRPRKASDDNLANVLPPTFWHHRESLARLPLFELAERLIASFSLNTMKDEFPYLQAFQDLVLDFSREQRADIGGFLEWWNEKGHTSTVPMPEKMDAIRILTIHKSKGLQFPVVFMPFCDWEIDHGTKSNILWCSTEGLPEPFSRTPFLPIRYNSALAGSYFAGEYLEEMSRAFLDNLNLLYVALTRPESALIVYGHSAFPAGKPPKLKSAGHLLHYAVSRGSEDVKEFAMQDYYDAESESFRFGTLGGDRSDNAESNEERPALKHYPVTTDISSRLVIRPRSPYRPGREADNNEEARMRGTVIHDILAGMDTWKELEQSMRRTAFQYGLTEKERDTYQDLIDRLGELPEIREWYGGGYEVKKEAELVAPGGRIYRPDRVMRKGKEIIVLDFKTGTDDAAHHQQVQGYLTQIQAMGYEEAKGWLVYVDNLRLVPVTASSQMNLFER; encoded by the coding sequence ATGACCGAGCTGGCTCCTTTTCTTATTTACCGTTCTAGTGCAGGTTCCGGTAAGACCTACACCCTGGCCCGGGAGTATATCCGGCTGGCTATACAACAGCCAGCCACCTTCCGGACAATACTCGCAGTAACCTTTACAAATAAGGCTACGGAAGAAATGAAGAGCAGGATAGTAAGCTTTCTGTATAAGCTGAGCCGGAGTGAAGAGCCGTCTCTGGCGGCTTATCTTATGCAGGAGCTAACTATGGATGAGGCAACCTTAAAGCAGCGGGCTGAAAACACCCTGTCCGAAATACTCCATGGCTTTTCGCGATTTAATGTAAGTACAATAGATAGCTTTTTTCAGAAGGTAATCAGAGCCTTTGCGCGCGAAATAGGCCTTCAGAGTGGGTTTAAGGTAGAACTGGACCAACAAAAAGTACTGGGCGAACTTGCTGACAAGGTAATGGCTGAAGTGGGCCGGAAGAAGGGGCTTACGGAATGGCTTGTAAGGTTCGCAGAGGAAAAGGTGGAGGAAGGGAAAAGCTGGGATCTTCGCGGAAACATCATGGAACTTGGAGGTGAAATCTTCCGGGAGGTCTATAAGAGTGTGGAACCTGGCTTACAACAGGCCTCTGAAAAGGGGTTTTTGAATGAGTTTCGCAAGGACTTGATTGCCGTCAAAAAGAAGTTTGAAAGTGAAATGCAGGCCTGCGGGCGTCAGGCAATCGAAGTTATGCAACAGCATGCGCTTACTATAGATGATTTCAGCTATAAAAAGAGCGGAGTAGGGGGGTATCTCCATGGCCTTGCCGAGGGTAGGGGAGGAGAAAAAGCAAGCGGATTTGCCCCGGGGAAGAGGGTGCTGGATGCACTGGGAGACGCTGAAAAGTGGACCTCTAAAAGTAGTAAACGGCGCAGTGTAATTCTAGAGGCAGTTGAAGGCGGTTTGCAGCAGTGTCTACAGGAAGCGGTAGATTGCTTTGAGCGGGATCATTCCCTCTACATAACAGCATTAGAGGCCCTAAGGTATTTTTATACTTTCGGCATTCTTACAGATCTTACGGCCAAACTTCAGGAGTACCGGGAAGAAGAAGGTGTAATGCTCATTTCTGATGCGGCACCGTTTCTTAACCAGGTCATTAGCGGCAATGATAGTCCTTTCGTGTACGAAAAAGTGGGAGCATATATCCGACACTATCTCGTGGACGAATTTCAGGATACCTCAGCGTTACAATGGCGTAATCTTCACCCGCTGGTATTAGAAGCGATCTCCCAAGGTCAGTTGAGCATGGTGGTAGGAGATGTGAAACAGAGTATTTATCGCTGGAGAGGGGGGGATTGGAGGCTATTGCTGGATGGGCTCTCGCAGTCTTTTCAGGGAATGTATACAGAACTTCACCTTGATCGTAACTGGCGTAGCCGGCAAGAGATCATTCAGTTTAATAATGCCCTGTTTACTCTTTTACCTGCAATACTCAGAAATAAACTGGCCGAACACCTTCCGATGAAAGCAGAAGTGCCTGCTGCAGGTTATTTTGATAAGGTATATGAGCATGTGGCTCAAAAAGATCCTGGCCTGTCAGATAAACGTACTAAGGGGTATATTGAGCTGAATTTCCTGCAGGAGAAAGATGAGAGTTATGGTGAGGACGAGGAGCTTACGAGCTGGAAGGATGAGGTGCTCAGGCGGCTTCCTATGGATATTGAAAGACTGCAGGAAAAGGGATTTGCAGCTGGTGACATTGCTATATTGACTCGTACAGCGCGTGATGGCAAACGAGTGGCCGACCGGCTGATGGAGTATAAAAATACTGCAGAGATAAAAGAGGGTATCAACTATGAAGTGGTCAGTAGTGAAAGTCTCTTTGTGGGCAGTGCTTATTCGGTACATATTCTGCTACAGGCATTCCGCCACCTGCACAACCGCGAGGATACGGTAGCTCTGGCCAATCTGATACATGATTACAACCGATACATACTGGGGGATGTAAAAACGCCAGTGTCTGATCTTCTTCGACCCAGGAAGGCCTCGGATGATAACCTGGCAAATGTATTGCCCCCCACCTTCTGGCATCACAGAGAAAGTTTGGCGAGGCTTCCATTATTTGAGCTTGCGGAAAGACTCATAGCTTCTTTTTCTCTGAACACTATGAAGGATGAGTTTCCTTACCTTCAGGCCTTTCAGGATCTTGTGCTGGACTTTTCCAGGGAGCAAAGGGCTGATATCGGTGGTTTTCTGGAGTGGTGGAATGAAAAGGGGCATACGAGTACGGTACCGATGCCTGAAAAAATGGATGCCATTCGTATTCTGACCATTCACAAAAGTAAAGGCCTGCAGTTCCCTGTGGTTTTTATGCCGTTTTGTGATTGGGAAATTGATCACGGGACCAAATCAAACATCCTGTGGTGCAGTACCGAAGGACTGCCTGAGCCATTTTCCCGTACTCCCTTTCTTCCTATCAGGTATAATAGTGCACTGGCCGGGTCTTACTTTGCAGGAGAGTACCTTGAAGAGATGTCCAGGGCGTTTCTTGATAATTTGAACCTGCTGTATGTGGCGCTTACCAGGCCAGAGTCTGCCCTGATAGTTTATGGCCACTCTGCCTTTCCGGCAGGAAAACCTCCAAAGTTGAAGTCAGCCGGACATTTGCTGCACTATGCCGTATCTCGTGGTTCGGAGGACGTAAAGGAGTTTGCCATGCAGGACTATTATGATGCTGAAAGTGAAAGCTTCCGTTTTGGTACACTAGGTGGAGACAGATCTGATAATGCTGAAAGCAATGAAGAAAGACCTGCCCTAAAGCACTATCCTGTCACAACGGATATCAGCAGCCGGCTGGTCATCAGGCCAAGGTCACCTTACAGGCCGGGACGCGAAGCAGATAACAACGAGGAAGCACGTATGCGAGGCACGGTAATTCATGATATACTGGCTGGTATGGATACGTGGAAAGAACTAGAGCAATCCATGAGACGCACGGCTTTCCAGTATGGCCTGACTGAAAAGGAACGGGATACGTATCAGGACCTTATTGACAGGCTTGGAGAGCTACCGGAGATAAGGGAATGGTATGGCGGAGGATATGAAGTAAAGAAGGAGGCAGAGCTGGTAGCACCGGGCGGGAGAATATACAGACCGGATCGTGTGATGAGAAAAGGGAAAGAAATAATAGTGCTCGATTTTAAGACAGGTACGGATGATGCGGCCCATCACCAGCAGGTTCAGGGGTACCTTACACAAATTCAGGCTATGGGGTATGAAGAAGCTAAAGGATGGCTTGTGTACGTGGATAACCTGAGGCTGGTGCCGGTAACGGCTTCCTCGCAGATGAACCTTTTTGAGCGGTGA
- a CDS encoding NADH:ubiquinone reductase (Na(+)-transporting) subunit D — translation MSTDTLEQENVQVKESEGLLSKRRKRIVSDPLNDDNPITVQVLGICSALAVTTQMKPTFVMSLSVIFVMVFSSLTISALRKLIPSRVRIIVQLAVIATLVALVDQVLKAYLYDVSKLLSVFVGLIITNCIVMGRLEAFAMGNKPYDSVLDALGSALGYSWIILAVAFFRELLGSAAIFGFKVFEAIGIDQFPTNGLMVTPVGAFFVLGLIIWVQRTKTGYVEH, via the coding sequence ATGAGTACCGATACACTAGAACAAGAGAACGTACAGGTTAAGGAGAGTGAAGGGTTACTCTCTAAAAGGAGGAAGCGGATTGTTTCTGACCCTCTTAATGATGACAACCCTATTACAGTGCAGGTACTGGGTATTTGTTCTGCCTTGGCGGTAACAACTCAGATGAAGCCTACCTTCGTAATGTCACTGTCCGTGATATTCGTAATGGTATTCTCCAGCCTTACCATATCTGCACTGCGTAAGCTTATCCCCAGCCGTGTACGTATCATTGTACAGCTTGCCGTAATCGCCACTCTTGTGGCCCTGGTTGACCAGGTGCTTAAAGCTTACCTGTATGATGTGTCCAAGCTTCTCTCAGTTTTCGTAGGTCTTATTATTACTAACTGTATAGTAATGGGACGCCTTGAGGCATTTGCCATGGGTAATAAGCCATATGACTCTGTACTGGATGCACTGGGTAGTGCGCTTGGTTATTCCTGGATTATTTTAGCGGTAGCTTTTTTCCGTGAATTACTGGGATCAGCAGCCATATTCGGATTTAAGGTTTTTGAGGCTATAGGCATAGACCAGTTCCCTACGAATGGTCTGATGGTAACTCCTGTAGGAGCCTTCTTTGTACTTGGACTTATTATCTGGGTACAGCGCACCAAAACAGGTTACGTAGAACACTAA
- a CDS encoding DUF502 domain-containing protein, with translation MNRFLKYFFRGLLFLVPLALTVYIVIVSIQWLDNIIDVALPGVGLVIILAIITMFGYLASTLLARPLFDAMERALVKIPLVSLIYTSIKDLISAFVGEKRKFDQPVVVVMDAHTGLKKFGFITQDDLNVLDMPGDVAVYLPHSYNFSGNLYILPRDRVSRLDVPGSEVMKFIVSGGVSGFSEAEIVDPKATRIE, from the coding sequence ATGAACCGTTTTTTAAAATACTTTTTCAGAGGCCTTCTTTTTTTAGTCCCTCTTGCCCTTACAGTGTACATTGTTATCGTTAGCATTCAATGGCTGGATAATATTATTGACGTAGCCCTGCCCGGGGTGGGACTTGTCATTATCCTGGCCATCATCACTATGTTCGGGTATTTAGCCTCTACTTTGTTAGCCCGGCCTCTTTTCGATGCAATGGAACGTGCTTTGGTGAAGATTCCATTAGTGAGCCTGATATATACTTCTATTAAAGATCTTATTTCTGCATTTGTCGGAGAAAAAAGAAAGTTTGACCAGCCGGTGGTAGTCGTAATGGATGCACACACTGGGCTCAAAAAGTTTGGCTTTATCACGCAGGATGATCTTAATGTACTGGACATGCCTGGTGACGTTGCTGTATACCTACCCCATAGTTATAACTTTTCAGGTAATTTATACATACTTCCCAGAGACCGTGTAAGCCGCCTCGATGTGCCGGGTTCAGAAGTAATGAAATTTATTGTGAGTGGAGGGGTGTCCGGGTTTAGCGAAGCCGAAATTGTCGATCCAAAGGCAACAAGGATAGAGTAA
- a CDS encoding metallophosphoesterase family protein yields MASYVISDIHGCYRTFKKLCKDKLDLGSDDKLFVLGDHIDHGPKSRQVLDYFKVLEDRVDNLILLRGNHEQRLLRAYYGTSDEDKAKWLNSGGKRALKSFGVASVEEVPEEYIDMIDDMPYFHEHGDYMMVHAGFDFTSHKPYSQYAEMLEIRNWEYDKEIANGRTILHGHTPTRIKDIFRNVKADASVICLDNGCCKEGNGIGCLVALELESGKLYKQKCLDGS; encoded by the coding sequence ATGGCATCATACGTAATTTCCGATATCCATGGCTGCTACCGTACCTTTAAGAAGCTTTGTAAAGATAAACTGGACCTCGGTTCTGATGATAAGTTATTTGTCCTGGGGGACCATATAGATCATGGACCGAAATCCAGGCAAGTTTTAGATTACTTTAAAGTTCTGGAAGATCGTGTAGATAACCTGATTCTGCTCAGGGGCAACCACGAACAAAGACTGCTTAGGGCATATTATGGAACATCAGATGAGGATAAGGCTAAATGGCTAAACAGTGGCGGTAAAAGAGCCTTGAAAAGTTTTGGTGTTGCCTCTGTAGAGGAGGTACCTGAGGAGTACATCGATATGATTGATGATATGCCGTACTTTCATGAGCATGGAGACTACATGATGGTTCACGCCGGTTTTGATTTCACTTCACATAAACCTTATTCCCAATATGCAGAAATGCTTGAAATACGCAATTGGGAATACGATAAGGAAATAGCAAATGGGCGTACTATCCTGCACGGGCACACGCCCACCCGTATTAAGGATATATTCCGAAATGTGAAGGCCGATGCCTCAGTTATTTGCCTGGACAACGGCTGTTGCAAAGAGGGAAACGGAATAGGCTGTCTTGTAGCGCTGGAACTGGAAAGTGGGAAACTATACAAGCAAAAATGCCTGGATGGGTCATGA
- the nqrE gene encoding NADH:ubiquinone reductase (Na(+)-transporting) subunit E, whose product MQELINLGVKSIFIENMVFAYFLGMCSFLAVSKKVSTATGLGLAVVFVLTITVPINWLIYEHILREGALTWISADFATVDLSFLQFIMFIAVIAAMVQLVEMVIEKVSPSLYGSLGIFLPLIAVNCAILGSSLFMVPRGYGLGEATVFGFSSGIGWLLAIVALAAIRERLKYSNVPAGLKGLGITMLITGLMGIAFMSFMGIEL is encoded by the coding sequence ATGCAAGAACTAATCAACTTAGGCGTTAAGTCTATCTTTATAGAGAACATGGTATTTGCCTACTTCCTGGGTATGTGTTCTTTCCTTGCGGTATCCAAGAAAGTCTCGACTGCCACAGGCCTTGGACTTGCCGTAGTATTCGTACTTACCATTACTGTCCCTATCAACTGGCTCATTTACGAGCACATTCTCAGAGAGGGTGCTCTAACATGGATCAGTGCAGATTTTGCCACAGTAGACCTGAGCTTTCTTCAGTTTATCATGTTTATAGCAGTTATCGCGGCCATGGTACAGCTGGTTGAGATGGTGATTGAAAAAGTATCCCCTTCTCTATATGGCTCACTGGGTATATTTCTTCCCCTTATCGCGGTAAACTGTGCCATTCTGGGATCATCTCTTTTTATGGTCCCTCGTGGTTATGGCCTCGGTGAAGCTACTGTATTTGGTTTTTCATCAGGGATAGGATGGCTTCTTGCTATTGTAGCTCTTGCGGCTATCAGAGAGCGCCTTAAGTACAGTAATGTACCCGCCGGCCTTAAAGGCCTGGGTATTACAATGCTAATTACCGGCCTGATGGGTATTGCATTCATGTCCTTTATGGGGATTGAGCTATAA
- the nqrC gene encoding NADH:ubiquinone reductase (Na(+)-transporting) subunit C, which yields MQQSNGYIIIFSAILTVVLGGALAIASVSLKPAQKKQVELDTKRQILSAVMDLDENANVIDVYDNRIKSVVVNYDGMIVEKDEEGNELVAENIDIGKQYKRDSLERYYPVFKFMAENGQDVESYILPVYGKGLWDDIFGYLAVDGSFKEVVGVTFDHKAETPGLGARITDAEVQERFQGKKLFDEVGKLVSVQMVKGESGNPSIYDEYHVDGLSGATKTAQGVNDMLKNYAGFYQNYFNRINNGEESTTSQVIR from the coding sequence GTGCAACAGTCTAACGGATATATCATCATTTTTTCCGCCATCCTTACCGTAGTGCTTGGCGGAGCGCTGGCCATCGCTTCAGTTTCACTGAAGCCTGCCCAGAAGAAGCAGGTCGAACTTGACACTAAGCGTCAGATTCTGAGCGCTGTTATGGATCTCGATGAAAATGCCAATGTGATTGATGTTTACGATAATCGCATTAAATCTGTAGTAGTGAACTACGATGGCATGATCGTGGAAAAGGACGAGGAAGGAAACGAACTCGTTGCTGAGAATATCGATATTGGGAAGCAGTATAAGCGTGATTCACTTGAGCGTTACTATCCCGTATTTAAATTCATGGCTGAGAATGGTCAGGACGTAGAGTCTTACATTCTTCCGGTTTATGGAAAAGGCCTTTGGGATGACATCTTTGGCTATTTGGCTGTAGATGGCTCCTTCAAAGAGGTAGTAGGTGTGACTTTTGACCATAAAGCGGAGACCCCCGGTCTAGGTGCCCGTATCACCGATGCAGAAGTACAGGAACGTTTTCAGGGTAAAAAACTTTTTGACGAAGTCGGAAAACTTGTTTCTGTCCAGATGGTAAAAGGAGAAAGTGGTAACCCCAGTATTTACGACGAGTATCATGTGGATGGCCTGAGCGGTGCTACAAAAACAGCCCAGGGTGTAAACGACATGCTTAAAAACTACGCCGGTTTTTACCAGAATTACTTCAACCGTATCAACAACGGTGAAGAGAGTACGACATCACAGGTAATCCGGTAA
- a CDS encoding response regulator transcription factor → MTTTHKILLCEDDPDVRTSVTMLLQMTGYNVKAVDLAIKVKDMLETFKPDLLLIDLWLPNISGDVCIKTIRMEEKNHLPIILFSANTQVRSIAQECGADDYLIKPFEIEELEQKLKLQLKARQA, encoded by the coding sequence ATGACTACCACTCATAAAATTTTGTTGTGTGAGGATGACCCGGATGTAAGAACATCGGTCACTATGCTCCTACAGATGACTGGTTACAATGTAAAAGCAGTCGACCTAGCTATAAAGGTCAAAGACATGCTGGAAACCTTTAAACCGGATTTATTACTTATCGACCTGTGGTTGCCTAATATTTCCGGTGATGTTTGTATTAAAACTATCCGGATGGAAGAAAAGAATCACCTTCCTATCATCCTGTTCTCTGCCAATACCCAGGTGAGAAGCATAGCACAGGAATGCGGGGCAGATGATTACCTGATCAAGCCATTTGAGATAGAGGAATTGGAGCAAAAATTAAAATTACAGTTGAAAGCCCGGCAGGCCTGA